Part of the Streptomyces antimycoticus genome, CACGTCTTACGGGACCCGGCCTCAGTTGCTATCTGATACCGGACCGGTACGGCGACGTGCGGGATTGATATCCGGACGTGACGGGGGTCACTTGTCGCTCTGGGTTTCCAGTACGGCCTGCATCACGCTCTTGGCGATCGGCGCGGCCAGCTTGCCACCGGCGATGTCGCCGCGGAGGGTGTCGGACCCCTCGATGACGACCGCGACCGCGACCGGCGAGCCGTCATCGCCCTTGGCGTAGGAGATGAACCACGCATAGGGGTTCTTGCTGTTGGCGACGCCGTGCTGTGCGGTACCGGTCTTGCCGCCGACCGTGACGCCCGGGATCTGGGCGCTGGTGCCGGTGCCCTCCTTGACCACGGTCTCCATCATGCTCTGGAGCTTCTGGGCGTTCTCCGAGCTGAGCGGCTGGCTCATCTCCTCCGGGTCGGTCTGCTCGATGGTGTTGAGGTTGGGCGCGCGCAGCGAGTCGACCATGTACGGCTTCATCAGCTTGCCGTCGTTGGCGACCGCGGCGGCGACCATCGCCATCTGCAGCGGGGTGGCCCGGTTGTCGAACTGGCCGATGGCCGACATCGCGTTGCCCGGCTGGTCCATCTTCTCGGGGTAGACGCTGGCGTCGGCGCGGACCGGCGTGAAGACCTCCTCGTTGAAGCCGAACTTCTCGGCCTCCTTGAGCATCTTGTCCTTGCCCAGGTCGTCACCGAGCTTGCCGAAGACCGTGTTGCAGGAGTAGCGGAGCGCCTGCCGCAGCGAGGCGTTCTTGCAGGGGATGTCCCCCTCGTTGGGCAGCGGCTGGGTGGACAGCGGGAGCTTCCAGGGGTCCGGCGAATCGGTCGGCCCGTCGATGTCGGTGTACTTGCCGTTCTCCAGCGCGGCCGCCGCGGTGACGACCTTGAAGGTCGAGCCGGGCGGGTACGTCTGCCGCAGCGCCCGGTTGAGCATCGGGTCGTCCTTGTCGACGTCCGGCTTGAGCGCGTTGTAGGCGTCGGAGTCCTTCTTGGAGGCGCCCGCGAACTTCGAGGGGTCGTAGCTCGGGGTGGAGGCGAGGGCGAGGATCTTGCCGGTGCGCGGATCGAGCGCGGCGACGGCGCCCTTCTTGTCACCGAGGCCCTCGAACGCGGCCTTCTGGGCCTTGCCGTTCAGGGTGGTGATGACGTCGCCGCCCTTCTGCTTCTTACCGGTGATCATGTCGATCGTCCGGTTGAAGAAGAGGCGGTCGTCGTTGCCCGTAAGGATTTGGTCTTCGAGCTTCTCGATCTGGTTGGCGTCGAAGGCCTGCGAGGCGAACCCGGTGACCGGTGCCCACATGGGACCGTTCTTGTAGGTGCGCTTGTACTTGAAGTCGGTGCCGTTGGTCTCGACGGATCCGGTGATCGGCTGGCCGTCGACGATGATGTTGCCGCGCGGCTGGCCGTAACGGGCGATCAGGACCCTGCGGTTCTTCTCGTGGTTCTTGAGCTCGTCGGCCTGCACGTACTGGATCCAGTTGTCCCGCAGCAGCAGGGCGAAGACGAGAAGTCCGCAGAAGATCGCGATTCGGCGCAGCGGCTTGTTCACGGTCGGACCACCTGGGTCATCTCGGCGTCTGTGGTGGGAGCGGGCGTCGGCGCCGGACGGCGCGCGGTGTCGCTGACCTTGATCAGAATGGCGACGAGTGCCCAGTTGGCGATGACGGACGAGCCGCCCTGCGCGATGAACGGCATGGTCATACCGGTCAGCGGGATGAGGCCCATCACACCGCCCGCGACGACGAAGACCTGGATGGCGAAGGCCGCGGAGAGGCCGATGGCCAGCAGCTTGCCGAACGGATCACGGGCGGCCAGCGCGGTGCGCACACCGCGCTCCACGATCAGGCCGTAGAGCAGCAGGATCGCCATGGTGCCCGCGAGCCCGAGCTCCTCGCCGACCGTGGCCAGGATGAAGTCGGAGTTGGCGGCGAAGCCGATGAGGTCGGAGTTGCCCTGGCCGAGGCCGGTGCCGAAGACGCCACCGGAGCCGAAGGCCATCATCGCCTGGGCGATCTGGTCGCTGCCCCCGGTCTTGAACGCCGCGAAGGGGTCGAGCCAGGCGTCCACCCGCTGCTGGACGTGCGGTTCGAAGGTGGCGACGCCGACCGCGCCGACCGCGGACATCAGCAGGCCGAAGACGATCCAGCTGGTGCGCTCGGTGGCGACGTACAGCATCACGACGAAGAGGCCGAAGAACAGCAGCGAGGTGCCCAGGTCGGTCTCGAAGACGAGGATGAGGATGCTCATCCCCCAGACCACCAGGATCGGGCCGAGGTCGCGGCCGCGCGGCAGGTACAGCCCCATGAAGCGGCGGCTGGCCAGCGCGAGCGCGTCCCGCTTGACCATCAGATAGCCGGAGAAGAACACGGCGATGATGATCTTGGCGAACTCACCGGGCTGGATGGAGAAGCTGCCGAGGGTGATCCAGATGCGCGCGCCGAATCGGGGCGGGAAGAACACCGGCAGGATCAGCAGGATCAGCGCCACCACCATGGAGATGTAGGTGTAGCGCTGGAGGAGGCGGTGATCCTTGAGCAGGATCAGGACGCCGACGAAGAGGGCGACGCCCAGTGCCGAGTAGATCAGCTGGTTGGGGGCCGAGGCAGCGAAGACCTGACCGGCGTTCTCCGCCTTCTGGGCCAGCCGCTTGGACTGGTCCAGACGCCAGATGAGCACCAGGCCCAGCCCGTTGAGGAGCGTGGCGATCGGCAGCATCAGCGGATCCGCGTAGGGCGCGAACTTCCGGACCACCAGATGGCCGACGCCGGCCAGCAGACCGAGCCCGATGCCGTAGCTGAGCATGCCGGAGGGCATCTCGTCGCTGAGCGCCAGACCCGCGTTGGCGTACGCGAAGACCGGAATGATCACCGCGAAGACGAGCATGGCCAGCTCGGTGTTGCGCCTGCTCGGCGGTCCGGCCGTACTGATCGTCGTCGTGTTGGTCGTACTACTGCTCATGGGTGGACGGCCCCTTACGGCTTCACTGCTGGGTGCTGCTGCACTGCGGGACCAACTTCTTCTCCTCCTCCGAGAGGGTGGGGCCGGGCTTCGGAGTGGGAGACGTCGTCGGCGTGGGCTTGGTCGTGGCCTTTGCGGTGCGCGCCCCGAGCTGGTTCTCGGTCTTGTCGTCCCCGGACTGGGCGCCGCTCTGGGACGGGTTGGCGCTGTTGGAGGGGCTGCCCCCGGAGCCGCCGTTCTTGTCCTTGTCGCCGCCGGTGAGGTCCTTCTGGCTGTCCTCGGCCTTCTCCTGGGCCTCGGCCTTCTTACAGGCGCCGGCGAGGGTGGCGAGGTCCTTGGTCTTGTCCTGGGCCTGGCCGAGCCCGCTGACCGTGATGGTGTCCTCCACACGGCCGCGCTGGTCGGCCGGGAGGTACTTGAGTTCGATCTCGCGGTGGTCCTCATGGACCTTGTTGAGCTTGATCCAGGCGAGGTCCTGGCTGATGCCCTGGTAGATCGCGACATGGTCGCCGTTGGAGCCCACGTAGTACTGCGTCTGGGTCCAGCGATAGCCGCCGTAGAGCCCGCCGCCGATCACGGCCAGGCCCAGCACGATGAAGAGCGACCGCTTGGCCCAGGCCTTGGCGCCGCTCTTCTTGGTGAAGTCGCCGTCGGCGTAGTCGCCGTAACTGCCCTGCGGCAGACCGCCCATGGCCGGGTCGCCGCTGCCGGGCGGGCCGAAGCCGCCGTGCGGGTCGCCCTGCTGCGGTACGGACCGGCCGAGCTCGGCCGCGCGGCCCGCGGGGGTGTGCGCGGCGCCGCCGTCCCCGAGGGGGACCTGGTTCTCGGCGACCGCGCCCACGATCACGGGGGTGTCGTTGAGCTGGGCGGCCAGGGTGTCGCCGCCGTCGACGTCGAGGACGTCGGCGACGATGCAGGTGATGTTGTCGGGGCCGCCGCCGCGCAGGGCGAGCTGAATCAGCTCCTGCACGGTCTCATGGGGGCCCTGGTAGCTGCCGAGGGTCTCCTCGAGCGTCTGGTGGCTCACGACGCCGGACAGGCCGTCGGAGCAGATCAGATAGCGGTCCCCGGCCCGGACCTCGCGGATGGACAGATCGGGCTCGACATGGTCGCCGCTGCCCAGCGCGCGCATCAGCAGGGAGCGCTGCGGGTGGGTGCCCGCCTCCTCCTCGGTGATCCGGCCCTCGTCGACCAGGCGCTGCACCCAGGTGTGGTCCTGGGTGATCTGGGTGAGCACACCGTCGCGCAGCAGATACGCGCGCGAGTCGCCGACGTGCACCAGGCCGAGCCGCTGACCGGTCCACAGCAGGGCGGTGAGCGTGGTGCCCATGCCCTCCAGCTGGGGGTCCTCCTCGACCATGACGCGCAGCTGGTCATTGGCCCGCTGCACGGCGGTGCCGAGGGACGTCAGGATGTCCGAGCCCGGGACGTCGTCGTCGAGCTGGACGAGGGTGGAGATCACCTCGGAGCTGGCGACCTCGCCGGCGGCCTGGCCACCCATGCCGTCGGCGATGGCGAGCAGCCGGGGACCGGCATAGCCGGAGTCCTCGTTGCCCTCCCGGATCATGCCTTTGTGCGATCCGGCCGCGAAACGCAGTGACAGACTCATGCGCACCTCGCCTGTCGGCTCCGGGTACAGCCCCTTGCCAACCACGCTGCCCACCCTCCGGTCGTCATGGTCCTACTACTTCCGCAGCTCGATGACGGTCTTGCCGATGCGAATCGGCGCACCCAGCGCGATCGGTGTCGGTGTGGTGAGTCGGGTCCGGTCGAGATACGTGCCGTTGGTGGACCCGAGATCCTCGACGATCCACTGGCCGTCACGGTCCGGGTAGATCCTGGCATGCCGGCTGGAGGCGTAGTCGTCGTCCAGCACGATTGTTGAATCGTGCGCACGGCCGAGGGTGATGGTCTGCCCCTGCAGGGCGACCGTGGTGCCGGTGAGCGTGCCCTCGGAGACCACCAGCTTGGTGGGGGCACCGCGGCGGCCGCGGCCACCGGACTGCTGGCGCTGCGGCGGCGGCGCGCTCTGCCGCTGTTGTTGCTGCTGCGGCCGGTCGGGGGCGCCGCGCCGCGCCGAACCGCGCTGGGTCACGCGGGTCCCGAACAGGTCGCTGCGGATGACCTGGACGGCCACGATGACGAACAGCCACAGTACGGCGAGGAAACCCAACCGCATGACCGTGAGGGTCAGCTCTGACATTGCCCCCGCTTCACCCTTCGGCTTGCCGGTAAACGATGGTGGTGCTGCCCACGACGATCCGCGAGCCGTCGCGGAGCGTAGCGCGCGTGGTGTGCTGTCCGTCCACCACGATGCCGTTGGTCGACCCGAGATCCTGCACGGTCGGTGGGGTTCCGACCCGGATCTCGCAGTGTCTGCGGGAGACACCGGGATCGTCGATCCGCACGTCAGCGTCGGTGGAGCGGCCCAGGACGAGCGTGGGCCGGGAGATCTGGTGGCGGCTGCCGTTGATCTCGATCCAGCGGCGGGTCTGGCCCTGCTGCTGGGCTCCGGCGCCGGCCCCGGCTCCGCTGGTGCGGGGCACCGGGCGGGCGCCGGGGGCGTGGACGGCATCGGCGGGGCACCGGCGGGCTGGGCGGGGTAGCCGTAACCGCCGGGGCGCTGCTGCGGGGCTCCGGCGCCGGGGCGGCCCGGCGCCTGCTGCGAGTCCTGGGACTCGCTGGACGCCAGCGTCCGGCTGCGCACCCGGTACAGGCCGGTGTCGAGATCGTCGGCCTTCTGCAGATGCACCTTGATGGCGCCCATGAAGGTGTAACGCTGCTGCTTGGCGTAGTCGCGGACCATGCCGGCCAGCTCGTCGCCGAGCTGGCCGGAGTACGGGCTGAGCCGCTCGTAGTCGGGCGTGCTCAGCTCGACGATGAAGTCATTGGGGACGACCGTCCGGTCGCGGTTCCAGATCGTGGCGTTGTTGTCGCACTCCCGCTGGAGGGCGCCGGCGATCTCGACAGGCTGGACCTCGGACTTGAACACCTTGGCGAAGGTGCCGTTCACGAGGCCCTCGAGACGCTGCTCGAAGCGTTTCAGTACTCCCACGGGGCACCTCCTTCCGTCAGTCGTGCTCTATGCCGTCCTGGTACTGCTTACTGATCGTATCCACGCGTCGGGAAATCGGGTGGTTCCCCTTCCTGGCCCTGTGGAGCAGTGTCACCTCTCACAGGGATCGTAGAGGTGCCCTGACGACAGTGTCCCGCAACCGTGACGCTCCACGGACGGGTGGGGGCGGGGCGCCGGTAACGGGTGTGATTGCACCCCGGAGGGCGTGCTAATGTTCTGGATGTCGAAAGGCGCTCCACACGAACCGGACGGGTCCAGAGGATCAACCGGGGAGCGGGACGAGTGGCCGGACGGCAGCACCCATGCGCGGGTGGCGGAATAGGCAGACGCGCTGGATTCAGGTTCCAGTGCCCGAAAGGGCGTGGGGGTTCAACTCCCCCCTCGCGCACCAGTCGGAGCGGGCCTCTCAGAAGTGACGAAAGTCGCTTTTGGGAGGCCCGCTCCGCGTTGTGGCAGGGGCGGGCCTTGCCGGGGCTTTGCCGGAGCCTTGCCTTCCCAGGGAAATGGCCAGGGGCCTCCCCGGGCGAGGGGAGGCCCCTGTGGCCTGATGCCCGGGTGGGACGGGATCGGGCGCCTCAGGCTGGGTTGGGCGGTCAGGCTGACCGGTCGGTCAGCCTGACCAGGTGTCCGGATTGATCAGACGGTCGGACCGATCAGGCAGCGAAGCGGGCGGCGAGCTCCTTGGCCTTGGCCGCGGCCTCCTCGTGGGCCTTCGCCTTGGAGGCGTCCGAGGCCTCGACCAGCTCGGCCATGGCCGGATTGCTGCGGGCCAGCGTGAGTTCGGGCACAACGAAGGTGACATCGAGGCCGAGCCCGTCGCCCAGCGCCTTCCCCAGGTAGTTCGTGACGAACTCGAAGCTCTCCCGGGGCGTGCCGGGGCCGTAGCCGCCGCCACGGCTGGCGACGACGACGGTCGGGGTGCCCGAGGTGGTGGTCTGCTCGGCGCCCGAGGTGCGGCCCACGATGATCACGTGGTCCAGCCACGCCTTGAGGGTGGAGGGGATCGTGAAGTTGTACATCGGGGCGGCGATCAGGACCGTGTCCGCCTGCTCGAGCTCGCTGGCAAGGGTCTCCCGCAGGGCGAAGGCGGCGTGCTGCTCGGGCGAGCGCTGATCGGGAGCGGCGAAACCGGCCGCGGCGGCGAGACCGTCCAGGTGCGGCAACGGCTCGGCGGCCAGGTCGCGATAGATCACCGTGCCGTTCGGGTGCTGGGCCTCCCATTCCTTGCGGAAGGTGGCCGTGACCGAGCGGGAAGCGGAGGCCTCGCCGGGGAAGACGGACGTGTCGATGTGCAGAAGAGTCGGCATGGATGCCTCCAGTGAAGAGGGCTCGGCGAGGAGCCCGTACTGCCTACGTACTTACAGATGGCACAGTAGCTTACTTTTCTGCAGTCCCAAACCAGAACGCAGTAGTCTGTATTCCATGGCGAAGGATCGTGGGCAGCACAACGAGCAGGCCTGCAAGCAGGTCGACGGCGAGATGACGCGGTTCTTCGAGCTGTTCGGCAAGCGCTGGACGGGGCTCATCGTGGCCGTGCTGACGGAGCAGGCGGCGTACTTCGCCGATCTGCGGCGAGCCATCCCGGGGATCAGTGAGCGGATGCTGTCGGACCGGCTCACCGAGCTCTCCACGGCGGGTCTGGTGGTGCGGGAGGTCGACGCCGGACCGCCGCTGCGGGTGGCCTATCGGCTGACCGACGCGGGGAAGGCGCTGGAGCCCGCGCTGAAGGAGCTGTCGCGGTGGGCGGAGAGCCATCTGCCCTCGGGCGGCGACAACTGCCCGGAGCAGTTCCGGGGCTGAGGCTGGGGTTGGGCCGGGTCGGGGACTGGTTCCGTGACCGAGCCTGGGCTGGAGCTCGGGCTGAGGTGGGCCGGGCCGGGATGAGCTGCGTCTGATCAGGGGTTTCACCATGATCGCCGAGGTTTTCCACAGGCTCTGACGGGGTGGGCTGACAGGGGGTACGGTCTGCTCAGTCGATGTCGTGTGCAAGGAAGGCGGGGGCGCGATGACGGACGACCGGAGCGGTCAGGACGGCGGAAGCGGCGAGGGCGGCCGGAGCGGCGAGGGCGGCCGGGGCGGCGAGGGCGGCCGGGGCGGAGGGAGTGGCGAGCGGGGGCCGGGCGGCGAGGGCGCCGCGGCCGGGGCGGCCCGGCGGCTGCCGCCGGTTCCGGGCTTCGCCGTCTGGCGCGGTGAGGGGCCGTCTCCCCGGCAGATGGGCAAGGCGCTGCGCAAGCGGGTGCCGCGCTCGGCGCATGCCGAGCCGCCGAGGGCCGGCGGGCGGCCGGATCCGGTGGCGGCGGTCGAGCGGTCGAATGCCGGGCGGCTGCCGGAGCTCACCCCGATCCGGGTGGGGCGGATGGCCGCGGGCCCCTTCTCCTTTCTGCGCGGGGCCGCCGGGCTGATGGGGCACGACCTCACGACCACGCCGGTGACCGGCATCGGGACACAGCTGTGTGGCGATGCGCACGCCGCCAACTTCGGAATCTACGGAGATGCGCGCGGTGGCCTGGTCATCGATCTGAACGACTTCGACGAGACCGTCCACGGCCCGTGGGAGTGGGACGTGAAGCGGCTCGCGGTCTCGCTGGTGCTGGCCGGCCGGGAGGCGGGTGCCGACGAGGACACCTGCCGGGCGGCGGCTCAGGACGCCGTGGGCGCCTATCGGCGCACGGTGCGGCTGCTGGCCAAGCTGCCGGCGGCGGACGCGTGGAACGCGATCGCGGACGAGGAGTTGGTCTCCCACACGGACGCCAAGGACCTGGTCGGGACTCTGGAGCGGATCTCCGAGAAGGCCCGGCGGAACACCAGCGCGCGGTACGCGGCCCGGTCCACCGAGCCCGTACCGGGCGAGGAGGGCTCCTCCGGCCGGCCGGAGGCCCGGCGCTTCGTGGACGCGCCGCCGGTGCTGCGGAGGGTGCCAGACGAGGAGGCGGCGGCGGTGGCCTCCTCGCTCGCCGAGTATCTGGGCACGCTGCCGGAGGACCGGCTGCCGCTGCTCTCGCGGTACGAGGTGCACGATGTGGCGTTCCGGGTGGTCGGCACGGGCAGTGTGGGCACCCGCTCCTATGTGGTGCTGCTGCTCGACCACCGGGGCGAGCCGATGGTGCTCCAGGTGAAGGAGGCGCGCCCCTCCGCGCTGCTGCCGTATGTGGCGAAGGCCGGTTTCGAGGTGCCGGACGTCACACATGAGGGACGGCGGGTGGTGCTCGGCCAGAAGCGGATGCAGGTGGTCAGCGACATCCTGCTGGGGTGGACGACGGTGCGGGGGCGGCATTACCAGGTGCGCCAGTTCCGCAACCGCAAGGGAAGCGTGGACCCGGCGGCGCTTGCGGCGGACCAGATGGACGACTACGGGCGGATGACCGGCGCGCTGCTGGCGCGGGCGCATGCCCACAGCGCGGACCCTCGGCTGCTGGCCGGTTACTGCGGCAAGGGCGAGGAGCTGGACGAGGCGGTGGCCACCTTCGCGGTGGCGTACGCGGATCGCACGGAAGCGGATCACTCCGCGCTGGTCGTGGCGGTGCGCAACGGCCGGATAGCGGCCGAGTTGGGGGTGTGAGGCGCGGGGCGGGGGTGCGCGCTCGGTCGCCGATCACCGCCGGACGTAGTCTGAGCGGGTGACGAATCCGGAAGCGCAGCAGCAGGCACGGCAGTCGGTGTCGGACGCGGAGCCCCAGGCGGAGTCGCACGACCGGTCCGGGGAGACGCGATCCGGGGAGACATGGTCCGGGGAGGCGTGGTCCGGGGAGACGCGGTCCCAGGGGCCCTGGTCCGAGGAATCCGGGTCCGGTGATGCCGGGCCCGGGGACGCGGGGTCATCCGGGGACGCCGGTTCCGGGGATGCTGCGGACGCCGGGGATGCCGGGGATGCCCGTGCCCAGGAGGAGGCTCAGGCCGCCGAGCGTCTGGAGCGGGCGGTGCGCGCGGCCGAGCAGGCGCTGATCGAGTTCGAGATCGCGGTGGAGACCTTCCGGGTGGAGGTGGAGAACTTCTCCCGGCTGCACCACCAGCGGCTCGGGCCGATGTACTCGCGCCTCGACGAGCTGGACGCGCTGATC contains:
- a CDS encoding peptidoglycan D,D-transpeptidase FtsI family protein, with protein sequence MNKPLRRIAIFCGLLVFALLLRDNWIQYVQADELKNHEKNRRVLIARYGQPRGNIIVDGQPITGSVETNGTDFKYKRTYKNGPMWAPVTGFASQAFDANQIEKLEDQILTGNDDRLFFNRTIDMITGKKQKGGDVITTLNGKAQKAAFEGLGDKKGAVAALDPRTGKILALASTPSYDPSKFAGASKKDSDAYNALKPDVDKDDPMLNRALRQTYPPGSTFKVVTAAAALENGKYTDIDGPTDSPDPWKLPLSTQPLPNEGDIPCKNASLRQALRYSCNTVFGKLGDDLGKDKMLKEAEKFGFNEEVFTPVRADASVYPEKMDQPGNAMSAIGQFDNRATPLQMAMVAAAVANDGKLMKPYMVDSLRAPNLNTIEQTDPEEMSQPLSSENAQKLQSMMETVVKEGTGTSAQIPGVTVGGKTGTAQHGVANSKNPYAWFISYAKGDDGSPVAVAVVIEGSDTLRGDIAGGKLAAPIAKSVMQAVLETQSDK
- a CDS encoding FtsW/RodA/SpoVE family cell cycle protein, coding for MSSSTTNTTTISTAGPPSRRNTELAMLVFAVIIPVFAYANAGLALSDEMPSGMLSYGIGLGLLAGVGHLVVRKFAPYADPLMLPIATLLNGLGLVLIWRLDQSKRLAQKAENAGQVFAASAPNQLIYSALGVALFVGVLILLKDHRLLQRYTYISMVVALILLILPVFFPPRFGARIWITLGSFSIQPGEFAKIIIAVFFSGYLMVKRDALALASRRFMGLYLPRGRDLGPILVVWGMSILILVFETDLGTSLLFFGLFVVMLYVATERTSWIVFGLLMSAVGAVGVATFEPHVQQRVDAWLDPFAAFKTGGSDQIAQAMMAFGSGGVFGTGLGQGNSDLIGFAANSDFILATVGEELGLAGTMAILLLYGLIVERGVRTALAARDPFGKLLAIGLSAAFAIQVFVVAGGVMGLIPLTGMTMPFIAQGGSSVIANWALVAILIKVSDTARRPAPTPAPTTDAEMTQVVRP
- a CDS encoding PP2C family protein-serine/threonine phosphatase, producing the protein MSLSLRFAAGSHKGMIREGNEDSGYAGPRLLAIADGMGGQAAGEVASSEVISTLVQLDDDVPGSDILTSLGTAVQRANDQLRVMVEEDPQLEGMGTTLTALLWTGQRLGLVHVGDSRAYLLRDGVLTQITQDHTWVQRLVDEGRITEEEAGTHPQRSLLMRALGSGDHVEPDLSIREVRAGDRYLICSDGLSGVVSHQTLEETLGSYQGPHETVQELIQLALRGGGPDNITCIVADVLDVDGGDTLAAQLNDTPVIVGAVAENQVPLGDGGAAHTPAGRAAELGRSVPQQGDPHGGFGPPGSGDPAMGGLPQGSYGDYADGDFTKKSGAKAWAKRSLFIVLGLAVIGGGLYGGYRWTQTQYYVGSNGDHVAIYQGISQDLAWIKLNKVHEDHREIELKYLPADQRGRVEDTITVSGLGQAQDKTKDLATLAGACKKAEAQEKAEDSQKDLTGGDKDKNGGSGGSPSNSANPSQSGAQSGDDKTENQLGARTAKATTKPTPTTSPTPKPGPTLSEEEKKLVPQCSSTQQ
- a CDS encoding FHA domain-containing protein FhaB/FipA, with the translated sequence MSELTLTVMRLGFLAVLWLFVIVAVQVIRSDLFGTRVTQRGSARRGAPDRPQQQQQRQSAPPPQRQQSGGRGRRGAPTKLVVSEGTLTGTTVALQGQTITLGRAHDSTIVLDDDYASSRHARIYPDRDGQWIVEDLGSTNGTYLDRTRLTTPTPIALGAPIRIGKTVIELRK
- a CDS encoding FMN-dependent NADH-azoreductase yields the protein MPTLLHIDTSVFPGEASASRSVTATFRKEWEAQHPNGTVIYRDLAAEPLPHLDGLAAAAGFAAPDQRSPEQHAAFALRETLASELEQADTVLIAAPMYNFTIPSTLKAWLDHVIIVGRTSGAEQTTTSGTPTVVVASRGGGYGPGTPRESFEFVTNYLGKALGDGLGLDVTFVVPELTLARSNPAMAELVEASDASKAKAHEEAAAKAKELAARFAA
- a CDS encoding winged helix-turn-helix transcriptional regulator, with amino-acid sequence MAKDRGQHNEQACKQVDGEMTRFFELFGKRWTGLIVAVLTEQAAYFADLRRAIPGISERMLSDRLTELSTAGLVVREVDAGPPLRVAYRLTDAGKALEPALKELSRWAESHLPSGGDNCPEQFRG
- a CDS encoding DUF2252 domain-containing protein, yielding MTDDRSGQDGGSGEGGRSGEGGRGGEGGRGGGSGERGPGGEGAAAGAARRLPPVPGFAVWRGEGPSPRQMGKALRKRVPRSAHAEPPRAGGRPDPVAAVERSNAGRLPELTPIRVGRMAAGPFSFLRGAAGLMGHDLTTTPVTGIGTQLCGDAHAANFGIYGDARGGLVIDLNDFDETVHGPWEWDVKRLAVSLVLAGREAGADEDTCRAAAQDAVGAYRRTVRLLAKLPAADAWNAIADEELVSHTDAKDLVGTLERISEKARRNTSARYAARSTEPVPGEEGSSGRPEARRFVDAPPVLRRVPDEEAAAVASSLAEYLGTLPEDRLPLLSRYEVHDVAFRVVGTGSVGTRSYVVLLLDHRGEPMVLQVKEARPSALLPYVAKAGFEVPDVTHEGRRVVLGQKRMQVVSDILLGWTTVRGRHYQVRQFRNRKGSVDPAALAADQMDDYGRMTGALLARAHAHSADPRLLAGYCGKGEELDEAVATFAVAYADRTEADHSALVVAVRNGRIAAELGV